The nucleotide sequence AACCGCAGCCGTGATCGCGGCCGGTAATCGCGCATAACCGCGACCACGACCACGACCACGACCACGACCACGACCGAAGGAGCATGGTGGCCCGGTTCGGCTGGTTTCTCGGCCACGAGGAGTGGCAGCCCGAGTCGCTGGTGACCCAGGCCCGGCGGGCCGAACAGGCGGGCTTCGACGCCGTGCTCGTCTCCGACCATCTCCAGCCCTGGGTGGACGACGCCGGGTCGGCCGGGCACGGCTGGGCCACCCTGGGCGCGATCGCCGCGGCGACCCGGCGGGCCACCCTGGTCTCGGCGGTCGCCTGCCCGCTGTTCCGTCAGCATCCGGTGCTGGTGGCCCAGGCCGCCGCCACGCTCGACCGGCTCTCCGGCGGCCGGTTCGCCCTCGGGGTCGGCACCGGGGAGGGGATCAACGAGGCGCCGCTCGGCCGGTTCCCGGCGTACCCGGAGCGGCTGGCCCGGATGACCGAGGCAATCGGACTGCTCCGGCCGCTGCTGGCCGGCGAGACCGTCCGGCGGCCGGACGCGTCGTATTATCCCGTCCCGTCGTTCCGGCTGCACAGTCCGCCGCTGACCGGGGTGCCGGTATACCTGGCGGCGGCCGGTCCCCGCTCGGCGGCGACCGCCGGGCGGCTCGCCGACGGGGTGGTCAGCTCGGTCAAGGACCCCGAACGCACCGGACGGGAGGTGGTGGACGTGGCACGGGCGGCGGCCGGCGCGGCGGGACGTACGCCACCGCGGGTGGTGCTGAGCACCTTCGTCGTACTCGCCGACAGCGACGACGACGCGCTCCGGGCACTCCGCCCCTGGCGCGGGCTGCGTACTCCGGGCCGGCTGTCGGCGTCCAGCCCCGAGCAGCTTCGCCAGCGAGCCGACCGGATGGGCCGGGATGCGATCCTGGCCAGCTATCGGCGCGTCGGCGAGCCCCGGCAACTCCTCGATTTCTGCCAACTGCTGCTCGACCGGCTCCGCCCGGACGTGCTGGCCCTACAGGTGGCCGCGCCGGACGGCGGCGCCGCGCCGGAGCGCTTCGCCGGCCTTGTCGAGCGGCTGCGACAGCGGCTCTGAGCTGCGCCTCGACGCCCTCCCGGCCAGTGTGGACACGGTGCGCCGCCATCGTTTCCGGGCACCCGATTCGAACACATGTACGATAGAATATCGAGGTGTACGACAGCCGAGACCAGGCCGGCGGCCCCGCCCGCCTCGCCGCCCACCAGCCCACCGACCGCCGACTCGTCCTCGCCCGGGTGCACCGGATCGCCACGGACTACGCCGGTGGCTATCGGGAGGGCCTGGTCCGGGCCACCGCCCTAGCCGAGCTCGCCGACCTCGCCGCCGATGCCGACCTGCTCGCCCAGGCCGCGGCCATGCACGCCGTCGCCGACAACTGGTTCGCGATCAACGCCGTCGACCTGCTGCTCGAGGCCGGCGCGCCGACCGAGCTCGTCAACTGCTACCTGGACGCGGTCGCCTGCCCCGGCGAGGCCGAGATCGACGAACCCGGCCCAGCCCGCGAGCCCGGCCAGCCCGGCTAAGGCGGGCCTACCGGAACAACACCACGAGACAGCCCCTGGTATCGATCCTCTTCCCTAAGAGAAGGGGATGATCGACCAGGGGCTGCCGGCACGACCGACCAGGGTAGTCACACGTCCACCGTCGGTTAGGAGCAAGCTAGATCATACGGCGCCGGACCCGCCACACCACCACACCGATCAGGACCGCCGCGACGGCGACGAACAGGGCCGCCTCGATGAGCTGGAAGGTCCAGAACCGGTCGGCCGGGTGGTAGACCTCGAACTGCTGGATGCCCCGCGCGTGCAAGAACTGGTTGAGGTTGGTGCCGGCCTGGTTGGCGGCGCCCTCCAGCTCGTAGTACTCGGTCCGGCTCAGCCTGCGCCCGGTGGCGTCCGCATAGCCGTGTTCGATTACCCAGGATGCGTTGCCGGGCACGGGCCGGTGCCCCGCCTGGTCCTTCGCGCCGTCGACGGAGACCGGCTCCATGGTGGTGAGCGGGGTGGCGTACGCGGGACGGGCCAACAGCGCCACCGACATCCGGGCGGCGAGGAACGCCCCGAACGCGACGCCGAACGCGGGCAGGCTGCGCCGCAGGATCGCCCCGGCGGCGGTGGCGACGCCGAACGCGAACAGCGCGTACGCCACCGGAACAAGTCCCTCCACGTCGAAGGCGTCGTACTGGAACCGCCCTTCCCACGCGTCGAATGGCTGACGGAACCAGGTGAGTACCGCGGTGAACATCCCGGTGAGCACGACGGTGACGCCGGCCAGTGCCACGAGCTTGGCCGCCAGCCAGCGCAGCCGCGGCACGGCCTGGGTCCAGGCGAGCTGCCAGGTGCCGCCCTCCAGTTCGCGGGCGAGCAGCGGCGCACCGAGGAACGCACCGATGGCAACGGGGACCAGGTAGAAGCCCGCCAGGAGGTTCTCGACGTACCCGTACTCCTCGTCGAGCCGGCGGAAGGAGGCCGCGCAGGCGTCGTCGACACCGGCCTCTCCGGCACACCGGGCGGGACCGCCGGGGAACAGGTCGTGGGCCTGCGTCCCGAGCACGAGCAGGGCGACGCCGAACATGCCGAGGAGCAGACCCAGGACGCAGACCTCGGTCCGGTGCTGGCGCCAGATCAACCACGTCATGCCGGCACCCGCGACGTGACCTCGGCGCTCGACTCGGACGGCCGGCGCAGGTAGGCCAGCACCAGGTCCTCCAGCGCAACCGGCTGGGCCTGCCATCCGGGCGCGGCCGGGATCGCGCCGTCGCGTACCAGCAGGGTCGTGTGCCGGTCGCTGTGCACGGCCTGCACGACGGTGTCGGCCCGGTCGAGGTCGGTGGCCGTACGCGGGCCGACGAGCAGCCGGTGCTCGGCGAGGAGGGTGGCGATGTCACCGGTGAGCGTGACCCGGCCGTGGTTGAGCACGACCAGGTGGTCGCAGACGCGCTCCAGCTCGTGCACGACGTGGGAGGAGAACAGGACGGTCACCCCGCCTTCGGCCACCGCGCCCATCAGGACCTGTAGGAACTCGTGCCGGGCCAGCGGGTCGAGGCTGGCCACCGGCTCGTCGAGGACGAGCAGGTCCGGCCGCTTCGCCAGGGCCAGAGCCAGCGCGACCTGGGCCTGCTGACCGCCGGAGAGCGTACCGGTCCTGCGGTCGAGCGGGATGCCCAGCTTCGCCAGCCGGCGCTCGGCCAGCCCCTGGTCGAACCGCAGGTTGCAGGCCCGGCCGAAGCGGAGCATCTCGGCGACGGTGAAGCCCTTGTACAGCGGGTGGTCCTGGGCGAGGAACCCGACCCGGGACAGCGTTTGCGAGGTGCTGGCGGTGACGTCGTGGCCGAGGACCTCCACCGTGCCGGCGCTCGGGGCCAGCAACCCGACGACCAGACGCAGCAGCGTCGTCTTGCCCGCGCCGTTCGGCCCGACCAGGGCGATCACGCCGCCCGCCGGCAGGGCCAGGGTGCAGTCGCGCAGCGCCCAGCCCTTCCGGTACCGCTTACCCACAGCGTCGGTGCGCAGTGCGAACTCGGTCGCTGTCACGCCACTTCCTCGTTCCTCGTCTGCTGGTGGACGGAGGTGAAAAGCGCGTCGACCGCCTGCTCGTCGAGGCCGGCCGCGTAGGCGCGGCGCAGCCAGGTCGCCAGGCCGCGACGCAGCGACGTGTACGTCGATGCGGACATCACGGCCGACTGCTGTTCGTTGACGAACGTGCCCTGGCCGGGCCGGCCGGTGACCAGGTTCTCCTGCTCCATCTGCCGGTACGCCTTGGCGACGGTGTTCGGATTGATCGCCAGGTCCTCGACCACCTCGCGGATGAGCGGGAGGCGGTCACCGGGTTGGAGAAAGCCCAGCAGCACCGCCTGGCGGACCTGCTGGACGAGTTGCAGGTACGGCGGCACGCCGGAGTGGGTGTCGAGCCGGAAGACGAACACGGCAGCTCCTTACCGCTTCACTAGTTTCATAGTAAAGCAGTAAGTTGGCGGTCAAGAGCGCCGACGCGCCGCCCGACCGCGGCTGCCTGGCCGGTAACCACAGCCGGCGGCACGGGCCGGGCCGGTGACGCAGCCGTTGGATCGATCTTGAGTCCGGTCCCCGGTCGGGACTACATTCACTGCACCGTAACCCCGGATTCCCGCACCGTGAGCACGGTCTCGACGCCTGTCTCCGCCCCCGCCGGCCCGCGCCGATGATCTCGGATCCCGGACCGGCCGACCAGGAGGACCAGATTGGACAGTCGCTCCGAGTTTCCCGCCGCCGGCGCCCAGCTTCCGGCCAGGGTCGCGGCCAGCCGCCGTCGGGCACTCGCACTCGGCCTGGGCGGTGCGGCCGCCCTCGCCACCACCAGCCCAACCTGGGCCGTCTCCGACCAGCGCCCCGGCGCCGTCCGTCCACCGAACCTGGGCGCGCACGACCGGCTGGTCGCCGGCCGGGTCTCGGCCCGGCGGGCCCTGCACCACCTGCGGCATCTCTCCGGCCGGATCGGACCGCGCATCGGCGGCACCTCCGCCGAACGGACGGCCGCCCGGTACCTCGCCGACGAACTCGGCTACCGGACGACCCTCCAGCCCTTCCCCGTCGCCGACAAGTTCCTCGGCCAGCTCAGCTCCCGTCCCGGCCTGCCCGACGACCTGGACTGGCAGGTCGGAGCGTCACCGCAGGCCGCCCTCGACACCCGGGTCACCGGTCCGGTGGTGGACGTCGGCGCCGGGGCGCCGGAGGACTACCCGGCGGACGTCGCCGGCAAGGTCGTCCTCGTCGACTACGTCGCGACGCAACGCGCGGCGCTGGTCGCCACCGCCGTGGCCAGGCAGGCCGCCGCGGTCGTCTTCCTGCCGGCAGACCTGGTGGAGCCGCGCCGGGCGCAGGCGTTCGCACCATCGCTGCCCGGTTCGGCCACCGCACCGGTGCCGCTCCCGGTGGTCGGCGTCGCCCAGGCGCAGAAGCACCGGTTGCGCCAGCGGCTCGCCGCCCGCCCGCTGACCCTGACCGTCGCCACCTCGGCGCACCGCGGGCTCACCTCGCACAACGTACTCGCCGAGCGGGCGCCGCGGTGGGGCGGGCAGGACGGGCCGGTGGTCATGGTGAGCGCGCACTACGACACCGTGATCGGCGCACCGGGCGCCAACGACGACGGCTCGGGTACGGTGCTCTGCCTCGAACTGGCCCGGGTCCTGCGCGGCCTGCCGGTGGACGCGACCGTCCGGTTCGGACTGTGGGGCTCGGAGGAGCAGGGGCTGCTCGGTTCCCGCTACTACGTGGCGCAACTTCCGCAGGCCGAGCGGGATCGGATAGTGGCCGTCTACCAGAACGACATGGTGGCGACGAGTTGGGATCCGGCGACCCGGTACTGGCTGCTCTCCTTCGACGGCGTG is from Micromonospora sp. WMMD1102 and encodes:
- a CDS encoding LLM class flavin-dependent oxidoreductase — translated: MVARFGWFLGHEEWQPESLVTQARRAEQAGFDAVLVSDHLQPWVDDAGSAGHGWATLGAIAAATRRATLVSAVACPLFRQHPVLVAQAAATLDRLSGGRFALGVGTGEGINEAPLGRFPAYPERLARMTEAIGLLRPLLAGETVRRPDASYYPVPSFRLHSPPLTGVPVYLAAAGPRSAATAGRLADGVVSSVKDPERTGREVVDVARAAAGAAGRTPPRVVLSTFVVLADSDDDALRALRPWRGLRTPGRLSASSPEQLRQRADRMGRDAILASYRRVGEPRQLLDFCQLLLDRLRPDVLALQVAAPDGGAAPERFAGLVERLRQRL
- a CDS encoding ABC transporter permease subunit, translated to MTWLIWRQHRTEVCVLGLLLGMFGVALLVLGTQAHDLFPGGPARCAGEAGVDDACAASFRRLDEEYGYVENLLAGFYLVPVAIGAFLGAPLLARELEGGTWQLAWTQAVPRLRWLAAKLVALAGVTVVLTGMFTAVLTWFRQPFDAWEGRFQYDAFDVEGLVPVAYALFAFGVATAAGAILRRSLPAFGVAFGAFLAARMSVALLARPAYATPLTTMEPVSVDGAKDQAGHRPVPGNASWVIEHGYADATGRRLSRTEYYELEGAANQAGTNLNQFLHARGIQQFEVYHPADRFWTFQLIEAALFVAVAAVLIGVVVWRVRRRMI
- a CDS encoding ABC transporter ATP-binding protein produces the protein MTATEFALRTDAVGKRYRKGWALRDCTLALPAGGVIALVGPNGAGKTTLLRLVVGLLAPSAGTVEVLGHDVTASTSQTLSRVGFLAQDHPLYKGFTVAEMLRFGRACNLRFDQGLAERRLAKLGIPLDRRTGTLSGGQQAQVALALALAKRPDLLVLDEPVASLDPLARHEFLQVLMGAVAEGGVTVLFSSHVVHELERVCDHLVVLNHGRVTLTGDIATLLAEHRLLVGPRTATDLDRADTVVQAVHSDRHTTLLVRDGAIPAAPGWQAQPVALEDLVLAYLRRPSESSAEVTSRVPA
- a CDS encoding GntR family transcriptional regulator, with the protein product MFVFRLDTHSGVPPYLQLVQQVRQAVLLGFLQPGDRLPLIREVVEDLAINPNTVAKAYRQMEQENLVTGRPGQGTFVNEQQSAVMSASTYTSLRRGLATWLRRAYAAGLDEQAVDALFTSVHQQTRNEEVA
- a CDS encoding M28 family peptidase yields the protein MDSRSEFPAAGAQLPARVAASRRRALALGLGGAAALATTSPTWAVSDQRPGAVRPPNLGAHDRLVAGRVSARRALHHLRHLSGRIGPRIGGTSAERTAARYLADELGYRTTLQPFPVADKFLGQLSSRPGLPDDLDWQVGASPQAALDTRVTGPVVDVGAGAPEDYPADVAGKVVLVDYVATQRAALVATAVARQAAAVVFLPADLVEPRRAQAFAPSLPGSATAPVPLPVVGVAQAQKHRLRQRLAARPLTLTVATSAHRGLTSHNVLAERAPRWGGQDGPVVMVSAHYDTVIGAPGANDDGSGTVLCLELARVLRGLPVDATVRFGLWGSEEQGLLGSRYYVAQLPQAERDRIVAVYQNDMVATSWDPATRYWLLSFDGVPNRATEEVAAAATRLGYQPRISAVTRRGSSDHQSFQEVGIASANFSWRGEESPALLEPPYHSPEDTIEKNVSLSRLQVSLELIGAAAYATARQP